The proteins below are encoded in one region of Saccopteryx leptura isolate mSacLep1 chromosome 1, mSacLep1_pri_phased_curated, whole genome shotgun sequence:
- the LOC136378491 gene encoding LOW QUALITY PROTEIN: zinc finger protein 791-like (The sequence of the model RefSeq protein was modified relative to this genomic sequence to represent the inferred CDS: deleted 1 base in 1 codon): protein MLLAMLAIECHVRSAVQFLFRKVSPVVVCTRGEATGTTPGDPRGLKMDSVTFEDVAVNFTLEEWALLDPSQKTLYRTVMRETFRNLASIGLHLGEKLEEQNIENQYNTQERNLRNHMVEKAHESKEGSQCEETINQIPDLTLNKKTTSGVKSFQCSVCGKVFVRYSSLNRHVRSHSGHKPYEYHEYEEKPYKCKECGKAFSYHKSVHRHERTHTGEKPYECKECGKAFAWLTTFRRHMVIHTGDAPYKCKDCGKAFSCSTSFRAHERTHTGEKPYECKQCGKSLRSPLGLRIHERNHTGERPYECKECGKTLSCPSSFRRHERTHTAEKQYECKQCDKTFSSPLGLRIHERIHTGEKPYDCKECGKAFISLSCIRTHMITHTGVGPYKCKECGKAFIRPSSFRSHERTHTGEKPYKCKQCGKTFSWPSSFRIHERTHTGEKPYECTECGKTFIYRTTFQGHMRKHTGEKPYKCKECGKAFIFPSSVRTHMIMHTGDGPYKCKECGKAFSFPSSFRIHERTHTGEKPYECKQCGKAFSCYTSFRTHEKTHTGEKPYECKECGKAFIYRTTFRGHIRTHTGERPYKCRECGKTFSLPSSFRRHERSHTYQKPRECKQCEKDISWPPSLHVTTPTGMRPCKYKYYEKTWYKLICIMFQKTII from the exons GACTCAGTGACCTTTGAGGATGTGGCTGTGAACTTCACCCTGGAGGAGTGGGCTTTACTGGATCCTTCACAGAAGACACTCTATAGAACTGTGATGCGGGAAACCTTCAGGAACCTGGCCTCGATAG GTCTGCATTTAGGGGAAAAATTGGAAGAACAGAACATTGAAAATCAGTACAATACTCAAGAGAGAAATCTAAG aAATCATATGGTAGAAAAAGCCCATGAAAGCAAAGAAGGTAGTCAGTGTGAAGAAACCATCAACCAGATTCCAGATCTTACTCTGAATAAGAAAACAACTTCTGGAGTAAAATCATTTCAATGTAGTGTGTGCGGAAAAGTCTTTGTGCGTTATTCATCCCTTAATAGGCACGTCAGATCTCATTCTGGACACAAACCTTATGAGTATCATGAATATGAAGAGAAGCCATATAAgtgtaaggaatgtgggaaagccttcagttacCACAAATCTGTTCACAGACATGAAaggactcacacaggagagaaaccctatgaatgtaaggaatgtgggaaagctTTTGCGTGGCTCACAACCTTTCGAAGACACATGGTAATACACACTGGAGATGCTCCTTATAAATGTAAGGactgtgggaaagcctttagttgTTCCACATCATTTCGAGCGCATGAAAgaactcacactggagagaaaccctatgaatgtaaacAGTGTGGTAAATCCCTGAGATCTCCTCTAGGTTTGCGGATACATGAACGAAATCACACTGGAGAGAGaccctatgaatgtaaggaatgtggtAAAACCCTTAGTTGTCCCAGTTCTTTTCGAAGACATGAAAGGACTCACACTGCAGAGAAACAATATGAATGTAAGCAGTGTGACAAAACCTTCAGTTCTCCTTTAGGGTTGCGAATACATGAAagaattcacactggagaaaaacccTATGACTGTAAGGAATGTGGTAaagcctttatttctctctcatgcATTCGAACACACATGATAACACACACAGGAGTTGGACCTTATAAATGTaaggagtgtgggaaagccttcattcGTCCTAGTTCTTTTCGATCACATGAAAGGACTCACACTGGAGAAAAGCCATATAAATGTAAACAGTGTGGTAAGACCTTCAGTTGGCCCAGTTCCTTTCGAATACATGAAAGAacacacactggagagaaaccctatgaatgtacaGAATGTGGGAAAACCTTCATTTACCGCACAACCTTTCagggacacatgagaaagcacactggagagaagccgtataaatgtaaagaatgtgggaaagccttcattttCCCATCAAGTGTTCGAACACACATGATAATGCATACTGGAGATGGACCTTATAAgtgtaaggaatgtgggaaagccttcagttttccCAGTTCATTTCGAATACATGAAAgaactcacactggagagaagccctatgaatgtaaacaatgtgggaaagccttcagttgtTACACGTCCTTCCGAACACATGAAAAAACTCACACTGgcgagaaaccctatgaatgtaaagaatgtgggaaagcctttatttATCGAACTACCTTTCGAGGACACATAAGAACGCACACTGGCGAGAGACcgtacaaatgtagagaatgtgggaaAACCTTTAGTCTTCCCAGCTCCTTTAGAAGGCATGAAAGATCTCATACT TATCAAAAGCCTCGTGAATGTAAGCAATGTGAAAAAGACATCAGTTGGCCTCCATCCTTACATGTGACAACTCCCACTGGAATGAGACCCTGTAAATATAAGTACTATGAGAAAACCTGGTACAAATTAATATGTATAATGTTCCAGAAAACTATAATATGA